A portion of the Fusobacterium nucleatum genome contains these proteins:
- a CDS encoding NAD(P)/FAD-dependent oxidoreductase, with translation MNIKYDLVIVGGGPAGLAAAVEARKNRIDNILVIERAKELGGILQQCIHNGFGLHEFKEELTGPEYAQRFMDQLFELNIEYKLDTMVLGISENKIVQAINSVDGYMIIQAKSVILTMGCRERTRGAIAIPGDRPAGIFTAGAAQRYINMEGYMVGKRVVILGSGDIGLIMARRLTLEGAKVLAVAELMPFSGGLTRNIVQCLDDYDIPLYLSHTVVDIIGKDRVEKVIIAKVDENKKAIHGTEIEYECDTLLLSVGLIPENDISRATGIKIDPRTNGPIVNELMETSIVGIFASGNVVHVHDLVDFVSIESRKAGKSAAKYIKGEVADGEYIEVQTGNGIGYTVPQKFRIENIEKNLELSMRVRQIYKNVKIVVKSNDFVIYSVKKNHMAPGEMEKITLSKTILGKIDANKIVVEVVEEDK, from the coding sequence ATGAATATAAAATATGATTTAGTCATTGTTGGTGGAGGTCCAGCTGGACTTGCAGCAGCAGTAGAAGCTAGAAAAAATAGGATAGATAATATACTTGTAATAGAAAGAGCAAAAGAATTAGGTGGAATTTTACAACAATGTATACACAATGGTTTTGGACTTCATGAATTTAAAGAAGAATTAACAGGACCTGAATATGCCCAAAGATTTATGGATCAACTATTTGAGTTGAATATAGAATATAAATTGGACACTATGGTTTTAGGAATTTCTGAAAATAAAATAGTTCAAGCTATAAACTCTGTTGATGGTTATATGATAATTCAAGCTAAATCTGTAATTTTAACTATGGGTTGTAGAGAAAGAACAAGAGGAGCAATAGCTATACCAGGTGATAGACCAGCAGGAATTTTTACAGCTGGTGCAGCCCAAAGATATATCAATATGGAAGGATATATGGTTGGTAAAAGAGTTGTTATCTTAGGTTCAGGAGATATTGGACTTATTATGGCAAGAAGACTTACACTTGAAGGAGCAAAAGTTTTAGCTGTTGCAGAACTTATGCCATTCTCTGGTGGGCTTACAAGAAACATTGTACAATGTCTAGATGACTATGACATTCCACTATATTTAAGTCATACAGTTGTAGATATTATTGGTAAAGATAGAGTTGAAAAAGTTATTATAGCTAAAGTTGATGAAAATAAAAAAGCTATACATGGAACTGAAATAGAATATGAATGTGATACTTTACTTTTATCTGTTGGACTTATCCCTGAAAATGATATCTCAAGAGCAACAGGTATAAAAATTGACCCTAGAACTAATGGACCAATAGTAAATGAACTTATGGAAACAAGCATAGTAGGAATATTTGCTTCTGGAAATGTTGTCCATGTCCATGACTTAGTTGATTTTGTAAGTATCGAATCAAGAAAAGCAGGAAAATCTGCTGCTAAATATATAAAAGGTGAAGTTGCAGATGGAGAATATATTGAAGTTCAAACAGGAAATGGAATAGGATATACTGTTCCACAAAAATTTAGAATTGAAAATATAGAAAAGAATTTAGAACTTTCTATGAGGGTTAGACAAATTTATAAAAATGTTAAGATAGTAGTTAAGTCAAATGATTTTGTAATATATTCAGTTAAGAAAAATCATATGGCTCCTGGGGAAATGGAAAAAATAACTCTATCTAAGACTATACTTGGAAAAATTGATGCAAATAAAATTGTTGTAGAAGTAGTTGAGGAGGATAAATAA
- a CDS encoding DUF1667 domain-containing protein: MEKEMICIVCPVGCHISVNTETYEVKGNSCPRGEVYGKEELTAPKRVVTSTVKIKNALDKRCPVKTEKSIPKELNFKLMDELKNIELIAPVKRGDIVIKNVFNTGVDVVVTKDM, translated from the coding sequence ATGGAAAAGGAAATGATATGTATAGTTTGTCCTGTTGGTTGTCATATAAGTGTAAATACAGAAACTTATGAAGTTAAAGGAAATTCTTGTCCAAGAGGAGAAGTTTATGGTAAAGAAGAATTGACAGCTCCAAAAAGGGTTGTTACTTCGACAGTTAAAATTAAAAATGCTTTGGATAAAAGATGTCCAGTAAAAACTGAAAAATCAATTCCAAAAGAATTAAATTTCAAATTGATGGATGAGCTAAAAAACATTGAGCTAATAGCACCTGTTAAAAGAGGAGATATAGTTATAAAAAATGTATTTAACACTGG